From a single Pseudomonas triticicola genomic region:
- a CDS encoding polyurethane esterase gives MGVYDYKNFGTADSAALFSDAMAITLYSYHNLDNGFAAGYQHNGFGLGLPATLVTALIGGTDSQGVIPGIPWNPDSEKLALEAVQKSGWTPISAAQLGYEGKTDARGTFFGEKAGYTSAQVEILGKYDAQGHLVELGIAFRGTSGPREILIGDSIGDVINDLLAAFGPADYAKNYVGEAFGNLLNDVVAFARANGLSGKDVLVSGHSLGGLAVNSMADLSAGKWGGFFADSNYIAYASPTQSSTDKVLNIGYENDPVFRALDGSTFSSASVGVHDAPHAPTTDNIVSFNDHYASNAWNVLPYSILNIPTWISHLPTGYGDGMTRVLESKFYDLTSRDSTIIVANLSDPARANTWVQDLNRNAETHKGSTFIIGSDGDDLIQGGSGNDYLEGRAGNDSFRDSGGYNIILGGQGSNTLDLQQTVKHFDFANDGAGNLYIRDANGGISITRDIGSIVSKEPGFLWGVFKDDVLHSVTATGLKVGSNLTAYESSVRGTAAADTLKAHAGGDWLFGLEGNDHLLGGAGNDVFVGGAGNDLLESGGGADTFLFHGAFGQDRVVGYTADDKLVFLGVQGVLPGDDFRAHASAVGQDTVLTFGGDSVTLVGVALGSLSADGIVIA, from the coding sequence ATGGGTGTATACGACTACAAGAACTTCGGCACAGCCGATTCCGCGGCGCTGTTCAGCGATGCCATGGCGATCACGCTGTATTCCTATCACAACCTCGATAACGGCTTCGCCGCCGGTTACCAGCACAACGGCTTCGGCCTCGGTCTGCCGGCGACGCTGGTTACCGCGCTGATTGGCGGCACCGATTCGCAAGGGGTGATCCCCGGTATCCCGTGGAATCCCGATTCGGAAAAACTCGCCCTCGAGGCCGTGCAAAAGTCCGGCTGGACGCCGATCAGCGCCGCGCAATTGGGCTATGAAGGCAAGACCGACGCACGCGGGACGTTCTTCGGCGAGAAGGCCGGCTACACCAGCGCGCAAGTGGAAATCCTCGGCAAGTACGACGCCCAGGGTCACCTCGTCGAACTGGGGATCGCCTTTCGCGGCACCAGTGGCCCGCGCGAAATCCTCATCGGTGATTCGATTGGCGACGTGATCAACGATCTGCTCGCCGCGTTCGGCCCGGCCGATTACGCAAAAAACTACGTCGGCGAAGCCTTCGGCAATCTGCTCAACGATGTCGTCGCATTCGCCCGGGCCAACGGCCTCAGCGGCAAGGACGTGCTGGTCAGCGGTCATAGCCTGGGCGGCCTGGCGGTGAACAGCATGGCTGACTTGAGCGCTGGCAAGTGGGGCGGTTTCTTCGCCGACTCCAACTACATTGCCTACGCCTCGCCGACTCAGAGCAGCACCGACAAGGTGCTTAATATTGGCTACGAAAACGACCCGGTGTTTCGTGCCCTCGACGGTTCGACCTTCAGCAGCGCTTCGGTGGGCGTGCACGACGCGCCGCATGCCCCGACCACCGACAACATCGTCAGCTTCAACGATCACTACGCCTCGAACGCCTGGAACGTGCTGCCGTATTCGATCCTGAATATCCCGACGTGGATTTCGCACCTGCCCACTGGCTACGGCGACGGCATGACCCGCGTGCTGGAATCGAAGTTCTACGACCTGACCAGCCGCGACTCGACGATCATCGTCGCCAACCTGTCGGACCCGGCGCGGGCCAACACTTGGGTGCAGGACCTCAACCGCAACGCCGAAACCCACAAGGGCAGCACGTTCATCATCGGCAGTGACGGCGACGACCTGATCCAGGGCGGCAGCGGTAACGACTATCTGGAAGGCCGCGCCGGCAATGACAGCTTCCGCGACAGCGGCGGCTACAACATCATTCTGGGCGGGCAGGGCAGCAACACCCTCGACTTGCAGCAGACGGTGAAGCACTTCGATTTCGCCAACGACGGCGCTGGCAACCTGTACATCCGCGATGCCAACGGCGGGATCAGCATCACCCGTGACATTGGCAGCATTGTCAGCAAAGAGCCGGGTTTTCTCTGGGGCGTGTTCAAGGACGACGTGCTGCACAGCGTCACGGCCACCGGGTTGAAAGTCGGCAGTAACCTCACCGCTTATGAATCGAGCGTTAGAGGAACGGCCGCCGCTGACACACTGAAGGCGCATGCCGGCGGTGACTGGCTGTTCGGGCTGGAGGGCAATGATCATTTGCTCGGCGGTGCGGGCAATGACGTGTTTGTCGGTGGTGCTGGCAATGACCTGCTGGAATCGGGCGGCGGGGCGGATACGTTTCTGTTCCACGGCGCGTTCGGCCAGGATCGTGTGGTTGGCTATACGGCCGATGACAAACTGGTGTTTCTTGGCGTGCAGGGCGTGTTGCCGGGGGATGATTTCCGTGCCCATGCGTCGGCGGTCGGGCAGGATACCGTGCTGACGTTTGGTGGGGATTCGGTGACGTTGGTGGGGGTGGCGCTGGGGAGCTTGAGTGCCGACGGGATTGTTATCGCCTGA
- a CDS encoding YgdI/YgdR family lipoprotein: protein MKIKMLGIPVAVAALLALGGCSTQTVVTLQNGTQYLTEDMPKTETEDGFYEFEDISGAKVKVRADEVATVRKED, encoded by the coding sequence ATGAAAATCAAGATGCTGGGCATTCCTGTAGCGGTCGCCGCCCTGTTGGCGCTGGGGGGCTGTTCGACCCAGACCGTGGTGACGTTGCAGAACGGCACCCAGTACCTGACCGAGGACATGCCGAAGACCGAGACCGAGGACGGTTTCTATGAGTTCGAGGATATTTCCGGCGCCAAGGTCAAGGTTCGCGCGGATGAAGTCGCGACCGTGCGCAAGGAAGACTGA
- a CDS encoding VRR-NUC domain-containing protein, with protein MTSNPLDDPFYYLNNFRQVLDWLGLRYADVMSASEHGFIRDFNTLPQASQGLLVRMVMRKGIHFRASKLNYLEIGDIAEAARPLLEHGWLDEHADLTLAELFDVLLKAELLQAFGTIIDQPKGRKDEWLPVLAEQFSEAQTLRVWAPQLAERLFSLTLMDLCDRLRLMFFGNLYQDWSEFVLADLGIFTYEKVEFCADSRGLRSREDVDACLFLHQCQLRFEAGEPLEEIVEQINAVQFDNPWLRRRQAKALFQIGQYAERIGDFALALSVYRDCAYPGARLRMIRVLERCGEYALALELGTLAEQAPQSAAEQQGLQRIVPRLRRKLGGPPLKRAKARAVERLDLHLPRIDPARSVEFHVQAHLHADDGPVHYVENSLINSLFGLLCWPAIFAPLPGAFFHPFQRGPVDLLSEDFLERRAELFQACLGELDDGRYAETIRQRFVDKWGIQSPFVFWGALNEDLLEQALACLPAEHLKHWFNRLLLDIKANRAGMPDLIQFWPQHKTYRMIEVKGPGDRLQDNQLRWLEFCHEHQMPVAVCYVQWAEQSA; from the coding sequence GTGACCTCCAACCCTCTCGACGATCCGTTCTACTACCTCAACAACTTCCGGCAAGTGCTTGATTGGCTTGGGCTTCGCTATGCCGATGTGATGAGCGCGAGCGAGCATGGCTTCATCCGCGACTTCAATACGCTGCCGCAAGCCTCGCAGGGATTGCTGGTACGCATGGTCATGCGCAAGGGCATTCACTTTCGCGCGAGCAAACTCAATTATCTGGAAATCGGCGACATTGCCGAGGCGGCGCGGCCGTTGCTCGAACACGGCTGGCTTGATGAACACGCGGATTTGACACTGGCAGAACTGTTCGATGTCTTGCTCAAGGCCGAGCTGCTGCAAGCGTTCGGCACCATTATCGATCAACCGAAAGGGCGCAAGGACGAGTGGCTGCCCGTGCTGGCCGAACAGTTCAGCGAGGCGCAGACCCTGCGTGTCTGGGCGCCGCAACTGGCTGAGCGGCTGTTCAGCCTGACCCTGATGGACCTGTGCGATCGCCTGCGGTTGATGTTCTTCGGCAATCTGTATCAGGACTGGTCGGAGTTCGTGCTGGCCGACCTGGGCATCTTCACTTATGAAAAAGTCGAGTTCTGTGCCGATTCCCGAGGTCTGCGCAGTCGCGAAGACGTCGACGCCTGCCTGTTCCTGCATCAATGCCAGTTGCGCTTCGAGGCCGGTGAACCGCTGGAAGAGATCGTCGAACAGATCAACGCCGTGCAATTCGACAACCCGTGGCTGCGCCGCCGGCAAGCCAAGGCGTTGTTCCAGATCGGCCAGTATGCCGAGCGCATCGGCGACTTTGCCCTGGCCCTGAGTGTTTACCGCGACTGCGCTTATCCGGGCGCACGGCTGCGGATGATCCGTGTGCTCGAACGCTGCGGCGAATATGCATTGGCGCTGGAACTCGGCACGCTGGCCGAACAGGCACCGCAAAGCGCGGCCGAGCAGCAAGGCTTGCAGCGCATCGTCCCGCGCCTGCGGCGCAAACTTGGTGGCCCGCCGCTCAAGCGTGCCAAGGCCAGAGCGGTCGAGCGCCTCGACTTGCACTTGCCGCGCATCGATCCGGCGCGGTCGGTGGAATTTCACGTACAAGCGCACTTGCACGCCGATGACGGCCCGGTGCATTACGTCGAGAACAGCCTGATCAATTCACTGTTCGGCCTGTTGTGCTGGCCGGCGATCTTCGCGCCGTTGCCGGGTGCGTTCTTTCACCCGTTCCAGCGCGGCCCGGTGGATCTGCTCAGCGAAGACTTCCTCGAGCGCCGCGCCGAGCTGTTCCAGGCCTGCCTGGGCGAACTCGATGACGGCCGCTACGCCGAGACCATCCGCCAGCGCTTCGTCGACAAGTGGGGCATCCAGTCGCCATTCGTGTTCTGGGGCGCGCTCAACGAAGACTTGCTGGAGCAGGCGCTGGCCTGTCTGCCCGCCGAACACCTGAAACACTGGTTCAATCGCCTGCTGCTCGACATCAAGGCCAACCGTGCCGGCATGCCGGACCTGATCCAGTTCTGGCCGCAGCACAAAACCTACCGGATGATCGAAGTCAAAGGCCCCGGCGACCGCTTGCAGGACAATCAGCTGCGCTGGCTGGAGTTCTGCCACGAGCACCAGATGCCGGTGGCCGTGTGTTACGTGCAATGGGCGGAGCAGAGCGCTTGA